A window of Dysidea avara chromosome 1, odDysAvar1.4, whole genome shotgun sequence genomic DNA:
AGCTcacttacatatatacatgacaacatgcctaactactctaatgtaacagtcagtcgcataattattattatatactgTCAACTCAGTGGTGTTACATATTGCTGTAGCTACAATAGTTTAGGTTTGTATGCATTTTATATCAACATTAATATGTGTATATTCCTTATATTAAACTGCTGTTCCCCTTACAGCCAATCAGATGATCTTACGACTATCTGATTTTGTCAAAacaaactacataaagggtAGATACTGTGCACAAGGAAGAATATGGCAGCTCTTACATCCAAAACATTTTGATAATGCGCTATTAATACACCATTTGGAAGGACATAGTAAAGGAACTTTTAACGTAGCAGCCTTAATTCGAGAAGGTCTTATAGATTGTACTAACCAGTTGCCATTACCTGATAATGTAGAAACTGACTCTGAAAGTTTAGTAAGGACACATAATATTGCTGATGCATTTAAACCATTTGAGAAACATGATGGTACAACAGTCACACCAGAGATGGTAATTATCAGTGGTGCCCCAGGTATGGGGAAAACAACACTTTGTAAAGAAATGGCTTATCAATGGGCAAAGGGTCAATTTCTTGTCAACAATTGTCTGGTGTTTTTTATATATTTGCGAGACCCAGAAGCACAAAAAATATGTGATTTACAAACTTTTATCCactattttcataattttgaTAAGGCTGCTGCGGAGTTCTCAAAACAGTGTGCAGATATTCTCATTGAAAGAAGTAATAAAGATGTAACAATAATACTGGTTGGATATGATGAACACTTTGATGTCTCAGGTGATGTATTTCTCACTGACATACTAAACCAGAAAGTATCTTATTTTGCACAAAGTAAATTGGTTGTAACATGTGGGCCTATTGCTACTAATAAACTACAACACGTTGCAGACGTTAAGGTGGATCTGTTGGGGTTTACTGATAAAAGTAAGAAGGCTTACATCCAAAAGGAGCTACAAAATTCTCCGAATAAAATAGAAAAGCTGTCTTTATTTCTGGATGAAAATATGGAAATTAACGGTGTTTGCAGTGTTCCTATGATATTGTCCATTTTAGTTTATGTCTTTAAAGAAGTTGATGAATTACCTGCTGATAAAATTGAGTTGTACGAAAGATTTATTACTCTTACAATATCCCAGTATTTAGAGAACATTGAAAATACAGATAATCGTGACTTTAAAATACTACATATACAGCATTTACCAGAATGTTATCACCAATACATTGTAGAATTATCGAAATTGGCTTTCACTTTGAAGCATGATAAAATAGTTTTCACTGAAGAAGATTTACAAACGCTCTGCCCAAATGTATCCTCAGCCAACAATAAGTTTCAAGAACTTGGTTTACTGAAATCTGCACTATATTTCAGTATGAAGAGGGTtgaaaaatattattttttcaAATTTCTTCATTTAGCAATTCAGGAGTTCTTAGCAACTTATTATATTAATTCCTTACAGCCTAGCGTTCAGTTTGATTTGCTAAAGGAAACATTTTTTGTTGCAAAGTATGCAGACAATGGGCTTTTGTTTGTAAAAAATTCAAATATAGATGAGAGTTTTAAATTTTTTGAATATTCAATCCATGGTACACCATGTGAGGAGCTAAAATTAAAAGCCAATCCAAAGATTGCTGACCTTGATCCAGTTCAGGCATTTATTCAGTTAGCAAAGCTTTGTACTACAGATTCTTCTCTGACCCACTCTAAACTGTTGTGTTACAAAAATAACAAAGTTGAATTATACAAAAAAGATTCATCAAGTACTCTTGAAAGCTTTCTTTTATATACCAAACTGGTTGAACTTAAAGTTGAGTGGAATAAAGTATATGTGTCATTGTGCTGTGTTAAAAACAGTGACAGTCAATCTTTGGAGACATTTGTGATTGACAAAAGTAAGCAAGAAGGTATCTATGTTAAACTAGCATCATGCTTGAATGAGAATATCCTTCTGTCAGTAGTAATCATCAACGCAGTGTCAATGGTTGCATACAGGGCTACTAAACAGCAAATCATTGATGGCTTTAATATGAATGACTCTGTTTCTCACATAACACTGAAACATTGTGATATAGATGAAGACACTGCTGAGAAAATGTCACAATATATTGGTAGAAGCCGTATGTCAACAGCAGCATTTATCAGATGTAGTTTTAAAAATAgtggacacaaaataatattcagtgGTTTTAGCTGCATCAATACTTTACAAATTTTATTTTTCGATAATACAAACATTGATGAGACCACAGCCATTGCACTGTCATCAGTAATTTCAAACAATACTAAATTATATCTAATAGAAATCACTAATTGCAACCTACGGAAAGAAGCCAGAATAATAGCAGCAGCCCTGAAGAACATCTCAACTATCACTACATTGTGTCTTTCAGGAAACAATATTCCAGGGAGCGTAGCTGATGATTTGGCTATTCCGTTTTATGTTAACTGTAACTTGGAGAGACTTTATTTAGCTGATAACAATCTACAGCATAAAGGAGCTGCTGTGGCCTCAGCTTTAAGTCAGATTAAAACACTGATAACATTGGATATAAGTAATAACAACATGTCAGAGAAGGCAGCTGATGAATTAGCACTTGCTATTGAAAGCAACAAGTCACTGCAAGTGTTACGTATTGGAGGTAATGATTTGAAAAGTGAAGGcataattagaatagctaatgCCATAAGTGTCTTATCTAAACTACGGATACTTGCTATTAATGACAATCAAATTACTGAAGAAGCTGCTGATGCAATAGCAGTTGCCATATCCTGCAATATTGAATTAGAAGAATTGAACCTCAATAACAATTTACTCAAGAGGGGAGTAACTTTAATAGCAACTGCACTATATTCTAATAACATTCGACTTGAAACATTAGCAATTAGTAACAATCAAATACCAGAGGAAGAAGCTGATGTTTTGGCAGCTACTTTTAGAAGTAACTGTTTGCTAGAAGTCTTAAATTTGTCTAACAATAACCTACGTAATGGTGGAATGATCACAATTGCTAAATCACTAGCTAGTTTGTCATCACTGAAACATCTTTATGTGGGTAATAATAAAGTAACCTGCGAAGCTGCAAATGCAATAGCATCCATTATACTTGCTAATAGCAAGCTACAAACATTATATCTGAATAATAACTTTCTTGGAACTGGCGTCAAAATAATAGCAAATGCTTTAAAGCAAATTTCCAGTCTTAAGATTGTAAATCTTTGTAGTAACCAGATACCACAATGTGCTGCTGAAGATTTGGCTGGTGCTTTCGTAAGCAATAAGTCATTACAAATTGTAGCATTAGGGAATAATCATTTGACTACAAAAGGAATTAAAACAATTTCTCAAGCACTTTACAATTTATCAGAGTTACAAACCTATAgtatttacaataattattgtaatgagGAGGCAAGTGATGCTATTTCGTCACTGATTTTAAATAGCAGCAAATTGAAATATGTTAATCTTGGTGGAAGCAATCTTCAAACTGCTGTGATGAAGATTGGAAATTCCTTAAATTCTATATTGATTAAGGAGCTGAATTTGAGATGTAGTAACATTTCTGAGGAAACTGCTTCAAACTTAGCGCTTGCTTTGTCTAATCAGCATTATTTggaagaatttaatttagaggGCAACAACTTGGGTATAAATGGAATCACAGCAGTTGCAAAATCTTTGAGCACCATTAGAAAATTAATACTACTTAATCTTACCAATACCTCCATCACTGAAGAAGCTGCTGATCCCATTGCTCTGGCTATAGAAAATAATAATGAATTAGAACAACTATACCTTGGCAACAGCCAACTTCGTTCTGGAGGAATCAAAATAGCTAGAGCATTAAAAAAGTTATCTACGCTAAGAACATTGGATTTTAATGATAGTGACTTGTCCATACAGGTAGCTGATGAATTAGCATCTGCTATTGCAACTAATTCTTCCCTAGAGGATCTGAGATTAAGAAACAACAAACTAACAACAAGTGGTGTTATAACAATTGCAAAGTCATTGAGTTGCTTATCAACATTGAAATGTCTTAATTTTCGTAAGAACCAGATAACAGAAAAGGCTGCAGATGATTTATCTCTTCTCATAATGAACAACATTACCATTGAAGAACTATGGCTTGGTGATAACAATCTTCAGGGTGGAATGTCAAAAGTTTTAAGAGCTCTAGAAGTATTGCCAAATCTAAGAACATTAGACATTGACATACCGGAAAATGTATATGATGAGTTATCAAGTTTTAATAGTCTAACAAGTTTATGGAGTTTGTTCTTAGAAAATAATAATTTACGTTTATCTGGAGTAAGAATTGCAGAAGGTTTGTGCCATTTCATTAGATTGAGACTATTAGATTTTAACGATGTTAAAATGACTGGAGTAATGGCTGATAAATTAGCGGTTGCTTTACCCAATATGACTTTACTTCAACAACTATGGTTGAAAAACAATAACTTGGGGACTGATAAAGTAATAAAAATTGCTCAATCACTGAGTAAGTTAACAGCAATGAAACAGCTTTGCCTTACAGGTAATCAAATCACAGAAGAAGCAGCAGATTCCATAGTGTCAGCAATACACAGTAATGATACATTGGAAAAGTTGTACCTTAGCAATAATGATCTTCGAGCAGGTGTGCTAACAATTGTTAATTTTCTCAAAAATGTTCCAGCTTTAAATGTATTGTATCTGGACAATAACAGCATACCAGATATGGTGTTTATAGAATTAGCTAGTGTTATTGCAAATATGCATTTGGAAGTACTAGATTTTTCATTTAACAGTCTACAACTGTCTGGAAAATCTATTTCACAAGCTTTGTGCAACATCAACACCCTTAGCTCACTATGTTTGAGCGACTGTTCTATGACAAGTGATTGTATTAATGATTTAGCAGCCGCTGTTATGAATAATGTTGCATTAGATTCTCTGTATTTACCCTATCAGTTAACAGCTAATGGGATAATATCAATTTGCCAATCTTTAAAATGTTTAACTACAATAAAAAATTTGAACATTGGTGGTAGTAATGAAGTTGATGATATAGCTGCAGAAGCTGTAGCATCAGTTGTGATAAGTAACAAAAGCATAAGCTATTTGATCCTTGGTGGCTGCAAATTCCAAAACAACACTATCAAAATATTGAGAGCTCTTCAAGTAGTGTCATCGGTTGCTGTTTTACATCTTGGCAATATGGACATGTCTGATGACGTGGTAACTGATTTAATATTAGCCATCAATAACAATCCTTTCCTTAAAGAATTAAACTTGTGTGGCAATCTGCTATCAAACGGTTTGATTGAGATAGCACAAGCTTGTAAAAAACAGAAATATTTAACTGCACTAGCTATACAATGTAATTCTGTTGTTCCTTCTGCACTTACAGAACTAGCACAAGTAATCAATACCATCAACACAATTGAAGTACTCTTTATGGGTAGCTTAACTCTGAATTCCAATGAAAAATACATTAATAATGTAGGTTTGTATTTAGAAAAATCGTACTCCCATTTTCATACATTAGGTGTGACTTCAGTTGCAAAGTGTCAAAAGATTGAGAGTTTAAACTATGAACTTCAAAGACACAAAATATCTGGTTTTATCAAAGTCCATCAAGATATTGATTACCTGTCATTGAATTGTGCTGATTCAGTTGTTGTCAATGAACTTTTTGATTCATCCTTAATTGAGAAATGTGATTTTCTTGCAACTTTCCAAAAAACTAAGCAAATTTTGTCACAGATTGATGCAGCAGCAGTCATTTATGTACTCCCAATTATTTCTAGGGTGAAAGTTGTTGATTTGGAACAAAGTAATATAGACGAAGTTGCTGCATTTGAACTAGCAGCTCTACTAGGATGTAATAGTGTTCTTGAGCAGTTATGGCTTGGAGGTAATCAACTAAGCACTGCTGGTGCCATCTTTGTTTTGAACTCACTTGTACACTTGTCAACATTAAAAGCACTTGATCTGAGTTTTAACAATATAGGTTGTCAATCAGCTGATAGTGTTGCGGTTGTTGTTCAGTGTAACCCGATGCTACAATTCTTGTGCTTGGATGGTAATGGTTTAATGGACACGGGAGTTGTGACTATTTGCAGTGCATTGAAATGTATTACTAAATTGAGAGTATTAACCTTGAGTAACACTGGAATTACTGATGCTGCAGCTGAAGCAATTAGTGTTGTAATTTCTAGTAACGACTGTCTGGAAGATTTGTCACTTGGCAATAATAAATTAACATGTGAGGGAATATGTAGAATTGTCCATTCTCTCACTATCCTATGCCGACTAAGAAAGCTTGATGTGTGTAacaatgaagttactaaacaggTTGCAGATGAATTAGCTGTCACCTTATCTAACTGTTACAGCCTTCAAGAACTTTATCTAAGTGACAGCAAGTTGGAAACGGAAGGATCAGTAAAGATCTTTGTATCATTAAAACACATATCTAAACTACAGGTGTTAACGCTTAGTAATAATAACATCACTGATGAAGCAATTGATGAATTGTGTTTAGTATTAGCACAGCATCCTAGATTACAAGTTCTGTTACTTAGTGGAAACAAGTTACAAACAGCTGGAGTAGTAAGAATTGCACAAGTTGTTAAATGTGCAAACACAAAAATGCGTTTGGTGTCTCTATGTGGAAATAATATCAGTGAGCAAGGAAAGGAAGAGGTTAATGTGATGTTTTCAGAAAACAAACTGATCCACGTTTACACATAAATATCACTGTCATGATTGTTCAAGTAGCTATAGTCATGTACTACATTTTTTGCATGTTACAAAATAATAACCTATTTGATATATTTAGCACAATGTACACAAAATTATACTTTgagtatgtatatgtttgttgATTACAATTATAATATTACGTATGCTACAATTAATTAGCATCGATCACAGCAGTTACTATTGTTCCTATGATGTTAATAGTGATTGATGCCAATTGCATCATCAGGCCTAGGTACAGATCATGAATTTCATGATCGAAGGAAGCTCTGAAATTCATTAAAAGCATACAGCCATACACACAATTTCCaccatacagctatacactgatgaaGTGAAGTTTGAAACTAACATAGCCAATTATATGTTTTTGCATTCAAAATGTATATTATAACTATGATAGGAATGAGACTACTATGATAGGAATGAGGCTACTATGATAGGAATGAGGCTACTATGATAGGAATGAGGCTACTATGATAGGAATGAGGCTACTATGATAGGAATGAGGCTACTATGATAGGAATGAGGCTACTATGATTGTACAGTAGATTGGACATTATGGTTTTGAGCAGTACTCAACTGGGGCATATTCCAGGTTGAAATTTAAACTTGTGAGCTTGTTAGAAAAAACACCAGACTGTCTTATTAATTTTGGCAGCAGAAATACAGAAATTCTTGGAATATGACAGAGTACAGcgatccgggtcagcagtagtgacccggtttcaacgttgttaTATATACCTTTAGCAAGCTAATAGATCTCTGTATACTTATCCAATATCATCATAATGTACCATTGCCATTGTGTCTGAATACTTTTTTTAAAAGGTTTGACATGCTCCACAATGGTTTAACATAGCTGCTGACTTGTTTGACACTCATGTCTTTCGTTTCCTCagcaatatttgtgactggatctgcaaaaaggggtcttatagccttggCAACCCATAACTTAATTGTGAATATGGTACCACCCTGCAATTTGATCACATTACACTGCTataacatagcactatttcgtagtgtaatatgaaggtgacagGATAAAAtctcaaggagttatgagtagTCAAACTTaggaatttggaaaggctatgaGACCCCTTTTcaaagatccggtcacattttattttAAATCATTCAACTTAttttaattttgtactgtatacACATGCCACCAGTAATTTATAAGTTTATTGGCATGACATGGTGGCTgcgtgctgctttgtttggcctctagtctTGTGACTCTGAAAGACCAATGCAACAatcgagttttggcaatttaaaaaacaacaacaatattcTGCCATCTGTGAGTGTTGTCTTGTTCTTAAGGTTGAATTTGAAGTTAGATGCACtaagactattccataaaggtgattttgttGTGTATCATGTTTCTATATTATTATGATGGTTTTAATGGTGGAATTCTGGGCGTTTGAGGGAGAAGCCTACTAAGCAGTACTGTTTAGTATCCTAGTAAACCCTAATACAGTATAATTAGTCAGACAAATATTCAATATTCAGGACAGATTGAAAATGTATTACTTAAGTAAATGAgaatttgtggcatctaaataattTATGCTCCTCATGGGAAGGTGTCAATACAGACTTCGAGTGGTTTCCTTGTTATTAGAATACTGAATATTGAATATTTGTCTGACTAATTATACTGTATTAGGGTTTACTAGGATACTAAATGGTACTGCTTAATAGGCTTCTCCCTCAAACGGGAAGGTGTCAATACAGACTTCGAGTGGTTTCCTTGTTATTAGAATACTGAATATTGAATATTTGTCTGACTAATTATACTGTATTAGGGTTTACTAGGATACTAAATGGTACTGCTTAATAGGCTTCTCCCTCAAACGAGAAGGTGTCAATACAGACTTCGAGTGGTTTCCTtgttattagaatacacaccaATACAAACAGAACTTCAATTAGATTTAATTTCTGTGTATTTGTGGCTATATCTACTATGTTGTTGATTCTGGCGTAAAGCCACAAATACACAGAAATTAAATCTAATTGAAGTTCTGTTTGTAATGGCGTGCCACAGCTCACAAGGCTTGCTCAAAAAGGCCATTATTGTTTTCTATATATACTTGTGAATGATTTAACAACAATGCTGATGATTGTAGTGAAAACCTACAGACTGTTCGGAATAattagacaactatccctctatATACAAGGATGCTAACAATAAGCCTGTGAAGCAGGTAatgctgaatgcagaaaatAATTCCAGGCCAGTCGGTGACTTGAGTCTGAGCTTAAGTAAATACACTGTTGGTTACAAGGAAATAATACAGTGCAGCTATAATGAATGGAATCAGTGTATTAATTTTAAAGCTTTTGTTTGCGTGACAAGGCATTACCCACAGACCAACACTTCACTACATGTTTGCTAATGATGAAGTGTATATGTTTTAATCATTTGAAATTTTAGCCAGGTTTTTATTATTGTAGCAAGCATGTTGTGTGTTGACTCCCTTAACTGGAGATATGCACAGATACCTATCTGTTATGTAGAAGGTCTCTATAATGAGtttagagaacctctccagagTCTCTTCGTGATTttcccaaagatcaaaggattttatgcACACCATTTTCTAAATACTTAGTTTTAACAATTCcatcacctgaacaaatcacccaatttgtaagttaatgcATGTGGAATCACTACATGTTTCTAATCATCCACATCTCCTAGCAAAAACAAGCtctgggtgtgaaacttcacagtgAGGTTTAATAGTTACTTTACCCAAATTTATTATACCTGCTGAAACTACTACTTTTGCTTGTTCCCAAAAGGATGGTTCTCTAAAATCCAGTTACTGGCTATGTAGACTCAAAGAATGGTCAGCTCATGTTAGTAACACCTAACACTGAAGTTTTGAGTGACAAATCAACTGGAAAACTCTTACTAGCATGTCATCTAAACACATTACCACTGCACTATTACCACAATGATGTTTGAAatgcaaaaaaataataatttaaaaaaaattatacttaaattaagtattattattatttttacaacAAAGACAAAACATAGCAATAAGAAATAAATTAGGAAAACAAAGAAATAAATTGTTCAGTTACAATGTTTCAGACATAGATGCTCCATCAACCACCCCAAATGACCACCATCTTGCCCGAGAGCCCTGAACACAAAGCAAAGTAGCACGAAGGAGTACAAAGGAGAACCTTACTTTTACCCAGCCCATGACAACACTGTATGACTTTTCCCACCTCGCAGCCAGATGATCAGCTAGACACTTTAATAAGAAATTTGCTTCACCACCAAGTAGACCATCAACACTAAAGAAAAGTGGGGTAAAACTAGCATGGTGTGCTTAAGCTAGAGAATACTTCCTTTTTTCTCAACTTCAGTAGACCGACTGCAATATGAAGGAGCATCAGTATCAAATACACGCACATCAAAAATAGCATCAAGTTGGGATTCCCAAACACCACGCACTCTTAAATCAACAATACAAGTTTCAGAGGTGGAGTCATCAATAGTAGATTCACAAATAATAGGCTCCTTCTGAACTTGTTTCCATACCAAAGAGGACAAATCCCCAATAGCGTCCCAACCTTCATTGTGGTGGTGTTGGGAATGCAAATtgacataaaattaatattcgTACACATGTACAAATATCTTGTTCAAAGGTCTTTTAGCGACTAGCTGGATACAGAGAAACTCAGTTGATACCAGCCAAACCTTGCTCTCCAGACCAACTTGTGGCTCAATGTTGTTGTTCCAACTGGATTCTATGTGACAAAACAATACATAAAACAGGTCATGATTATATGAACAAAGCACATACTTGTTCTGCAATGACACACACTGGTAGCTGCACTGTGCATTGTCAACATTGAACTGGCACAACCTAATAGCCTTAATATAGCAAGCTGTGTATTAGAGTACAAAGTATAGAGCCATGCACTTATCCTGTACCATGTCATGTGGAATGCACATGACTAATATTATACACATAATGAACAGCACACATCAACCCTGTATAAAACCAGCATAAACAATGATTATTAAAAATCACTTATTTTAATAGTCCCTGTTCATAGTTAGCTCCATGTTGCTGTAGTTGGCTCCTTGTTGCTGTAGTTGGCTCCTTGTTGTTGTAGTTGGCTCCTTGCATGTTGCTGTAGTTGGCTCCTTGTTGCTGTAGTTGGCTCCTTGTTGTTGTAGTTGGCTCCTTGCATGTTGCTGTAGTTGGCTCCTTGCATGTTGCTGTAGTTGGCTCCTTGTTGCTGTAGTTGGCTCCTTGTTAGCTTGTAAATATGACCACAACATAATAGTATCAGGTGAGCACAACAGCTTACCTGTTCAAATGCCAAAGTTCCCAGCCTGATGGTGGAATACACCTACAGACTTGTCTCATACCGCAAACACACTTCACTTTGATACTCATGACACCATGATAATTACACACATTTTTAACACACCTGTTTTCTAGTCAAACTTTCCAAAGTCTTTTGATCTTGTGAGTTCTATGCCAGTAGGAGGTATGAATTGTTATAAAACGTCATATAATGGCAGAAAAATATGCAGCTGGCTCCAAAGTTGCAGGCAGCTTAAATTTTCCGTTGTGTTATCAACTGGAATCTCAACATGCATTTGGAACAAATAGTAGTTACAGTAACATGTACACTGTTAGATTGACAGCTTGTATTTGTTGGATGTCTACAACTCAAGGTGAATAGATCAATGTTACCAATGATGACCATTTATACTGCACAAGCAGATTGATGTGAGATTTTAGGCATGCAAGACATTCAATAACTACTGACTATTTATTGGATAGGCAGATATTGCAATAACTTACAGGTATATACAGAGATGGAATCGTATGATAATTGAGTAGAAAATGCAACCAGTTATGTCAGTCCAGTCTTCTCTGATGGAGGCAGCAGTGGCACCACAAAATAGATAAAAAGCTATACCAAGCAATGCTGAGCTTTAAGAGCACTAGAATGTAGGCACTGTAGCTGTGGGACATTAGTAGATCCATCAATTTTGTTACACTTCACCGATGTTACCTAACACACTGTGATCTGTATGGTATGACACCCATTATCTAACTGTTTAGTATTATGTATATCCTAGTGAGCTTGTATATC
This region includes:
- the LOC136252341 gene encoding protein NLRC5-like, with amino-acid sequence MSKFLTLEYIRITDEVLNSTPLLKDLCRVITPDYANHWKVIGTSLGLPTTFLDTTETANSTNLQWCCNEMLKGWLARNTTATWKDVLGAIDSPTITQGVPSSVAVPQSDPLNANQMILRLSDFVKTNYIKGRYCAQGRIWQLLHPKHFDNALLIHHLEGHSKGTFNVAALIREGLIDCTNQLPLPDNVETDSESLVRTHNIADAFKPFEKHDGTTVTPEMVIISGAPGMGKTTLCKEMAYQWAKGQFLVNNCLVFFIYLRDPEAQKICDLQTFIHYFHNFDKAAAEFSKQCADILIERSNKDVTIILVGYDEHFDVSGDVFLTDILNQKVSYFAQSKLVVTCGPIATNKLQHVADVKVDLLGFTDKSKKAYIQKELQNSPNKIEKLSLFLDENMEINGVCSVPMILSILVYVFKEVDELPADKIELYERFITLTISQYLENIENTDNRDFKILHIQHLPECYHQYIVELSKLAFTLKHDKIVFTEEDLQTLCPNVSSANNKFQELGLLKSALYFSMKRVEKYYFFKFLHLAIQEFLATYYINSLQPSVQFDLLKETFFVAKYADNGLLFVKNSNIDESFKFFEYSIHGTPCEELKLKANPKIADLDPVQAFIQLAKLCTTDSSLTHSKLLCYKNNKVELYKKDSSSTLESFLLYTKLVELKVEWNKVYVSLCCVKNSDSQSLETFVIDKSKQEGIYVKLASCLNENILLSVVIINAVSMVAYRATKQQIIDGFNMNDSVSHITLKHCDIDEDTAEKMSQYIGRSRMSTAAFIRCSFKNSGHKIIFSGFSCINTLQILFFDNTNIDETTAIALSSVISNNTKLYLIEITNCNLRKEARIIAAALKNISTITTLCLSGNNIPGSVADDLAIPFYVNCNLERLYLADNNLQHKGAAVASALSQIKTLITLDISNNNMSEKAADELALAIESNKSLQVLRIGGNDLKSEGIIRIANAISVLSKLRILAINDNQITEEAADAIAVAISCNIELEELNLNNNLLKRGVTLIATALYSNNIRLETLAISNNQIPEEEADVLAATFRSNCLLEVLNLSNNNLRNGGMITIAKSLASLSSLKHLYVGNNKVTCEAANAIASIILANSKLQTLYLNNNFLGTGVKIIANALKQISSLKIVNLCSNQIPQCAAEDLAGAFVSNKSLQIVALGNNHLTTKGIKTISQALYNLSELQTYSIYNNYCNEEASDAISSLILNSSKLKYVNLGGSNLQTAVMKIGNSLNSILIKELNLRCSNISEETASNLALALSNQHYLEEFNLEGNNLGINGITAVAKSLSTIRKLILLNLTNTSITEEAADPIALAIENNNELEQLYLGNSQLRSGGIKIARALKKLSTLRTLDFNDSDLSIQVADELASAIATNSSLEDLRLRNNKLTTSGVITIAKSLSCLSTLKCLNFRKNQITEKAADDLSLLIMNNITIEELWLGDNNLQGGMSKVLRALEVLPNLRTLDIDIPENVYDELSSFNSLTSLWSLFLENNNLRLSGVRIAEGLCHFIRLRLLDFNDVKMTGVMADKLAVALPNMTLLQQLWLKNNNLGTDKVIKIAQSLSKLTAMKQLCLTGNQITEEAADSIVSAIHSNDTLEKLYLSNNDLRAGVLTIVNFLKNVPALNVLYLDNNSIPDMVFIELASVIANMHLEVLDFSFNSLQLSGKSISQALCNINTLSSLCLSDCSMTSDCINDLAAAVMNNVALDSLYLPYQLTANGIISICQSLKCLTTIKNLNIGGSNEVDDIAAEAVASVVISNKSISYLILGGCKFQNNTIKILRALQVVSSVAVLHLGNMDMSDDVVTDLILAINNNPFLKELNLCGNLLSNGLIEIAQACKKQKYLTALAIQCNSVVPSALTELAQVINTINTIEVLFMGSLTLNSNEKYINNVGLYLEKSYSHFHTLGVTSVAKCQKIESLNYELQRHKISGFIKVHQDIDYLSLNCADSVVVNELFDSSLIEKCDFLATFQKTKQILSQIDAAAVIYVLPIISRVKVVDLEQSNIDEVAAFELAALLGCNSVLEQLWLGGNQLSTAGAIFVLNSLVHLSTLKALDLSFNNIGCQSADSVAVVVQCNPMLQFLCLDGNGLMDTGVVTICSALKCITKLRVLTLSNTGITDAAAEAISVVISSNDCLEDLSLGNNKLTCEGICRIVHSLTILCRLRKLDVCNNEVTKQVADELAVTLSNCYSLQELYLSDSKLETEGSVKIFVSLKHISKLQVLTLSNNNITDEAIDELCLVLAQHPRLQVLLLSGNKLQTAGVVRIAQVVKCANTKMRLVSLCGNNISEQGKEEVNVMFSENKLIHVYT